A section of the Meles meles chromosome 8, mMelMel3.1 paternal haplotype, whole genome shotgun sequence genome encodes:
- the LOC123949254 gene encoding olfactory receptor 4C11-like: MEQNDTVTEFILLGLTQDPLKKKMVFVIFFIFYMGTVVGNLLIIVTIKSSRTLGSPMYFFLFYLSLADSCFSTSTAPRLIVDSLSAQRTISYNECMTQVFAIHFFGPMEVFVLIFMAIDHYVAICKPLHYPTIMRQQVCTILIILAWVGAFIHSIAEIMLALKLPFCGSNLIDHYCCDLQPLLKLACMDTYMINLEWVSNSGSICTGSFTILMISYIVILHSLRNHSAEGRRKALSTCISHIIVVVLFFGPCIFIYARPATTFPMDKMVSVFYTIGIPFLNPFIYTLRNAEVKNAMRKLWHITTTSECK, encoded by the coding sequence ATGGAGCAAAATGACACTGTTACTGAGTTCATACTGCTAGGATTGACCCAAGATCCATTGAAAAAGAAGATGGTATTTGtaatcttcttcattttttatatggGAACTGTGGTAGGGAATTTGCTCATTATTGTGACCATCAAGTCCAGCCGCACACTTGGGagccccatgtactttttcctattttatttatcccTTGCTGATTCCTGTTTCTCAACTTCCACAGCCCCCAGACTCATTGTGGATTCACTCTCTGCACAAAGAACCATATCTTACAATGAGTGCATGACTCAAGTCTTTGCAATACATTTCTTTGGCCCCATGGAGGTCTTTGTTCTCATCTTCATGGCTATCGATCACTATGTGGCTATTTGTAAGCCCTTACATTACCCAACCATCATGAGACAGCAGGTTTGCACAATCCTGATCATTCTTGCATGGGTTGGAGCTTTTATCCATTCCATTGCTGAGATAATGCTGGCCTTGAAATTGCCTTTCTGTGGGTCCAATTTGATTGATCATTACTGCTGTGATTTGCAGCCCTTGCTGAAACTTGCTTGCATGGACACGTATATGATCAACCTAGAATGGGTGTCTAACAGTGGGAGCATTTGCACAGGCAGTTTTACGATTCTGATGATTTCATACATTGTCATCTTGCATTCACTGAGAAACCACAGtgcagaagggaggagaaaagctCTCTCCACCTGCATTTCTCACATCATCGTAGTAGTCTTATTCTTTGGtccatgtatattcatatatgcacGTCCCGCAACCACTTTCCCAATGGACAAGATGGTGTCCGTATTTTATACTATTGGGATCCCTTTTCTCAACCCATTCATCTACACACTGAGAAATGCAGAAGTGAAAAATGCCATGAGAAAGCTATGGCATATCACAACTACCTCAGAATGCAAGTGA